The DNA region GGAATACAGCCGGACCCCTAAAACCTTTACCATTAAATACCGGGTCAACGGCCTGATCGACCACCAGAAAGGGTTCGATGAGCTCTACTGGAAGGCGATCTTTGAAGACCGTGACGGGATGGTTAATATAGCGGAAGCGGTCCTGCATCTCCCGGTCCCGGTTGAGCCGGAAAAATTGAAGGTTACTCTCTACACTAATGTTTCCGGCGCGGTCTGGCAGGTTACCGGTCCGCAAACCATCATTTTCCATGGTGAGAACCTCCCTCCGGGAGAGTTGTTCGAGATCAAAGTTGATTTTCCGCCCGGACTGGTCGCCAATGTCTTTTTCCTGAAAAAAGCGACCAAGACCTATGTTTCACCTTATCTCCCCTGGTTGATCGCCGGGGGAGTGTTCTTTTTTATGCTGTCACTCTATCTCCGGCTTGGCCGCGATTATGAAGTCAGCGGCGTGGCTAAGGTCATGGCGAACCCGCCGACCGATCTGTCGCCGGCGCTCGCGGGGACGGTTATTGACGAAGAAGCGGGGATGAAGGAGATCATTGCCACGATCCTCGACCTTTCCCGGCGCGGTTTTATCGAGATAACGGAAAATGTCAGCCAAGTTTGGCTCTTTACCATGCGCGACTTTGAATACCGGCTCAAGGCGATGCCGGTCGGGCTTAGCGATTATGAGGACAAGCTCATCCAGGGCTTATTTAGCGCGCCAAAGGTCGGAGACAAAGTAAAGCTTTCCGACCTGCGGAATAAGTTTTACAAGCATGTCGACGGGATCGTTGATCTGATCTTTAAACAAACGGTCAAACGGGGCTACTTTGAAGGCAACCCGCGTGAAGTGAAGAGTAAATATTACTTGGTTGCCGGCGGAGTTTTTCTTTTGGGGCTGATCATTTCCGCCCTGGGGTCTTTTGAAGTCGCGATCGTTAACGCCATGATCGCGATGTTCTTTTTCCTCCCTGGTTTTTTCTTTGTCCAGGCGGTCAAAGAACGCCGGTTGGTCCAGCTGATCTTTATGCTCCCGTTCTTTCTGGCGGCGGGGATTATGATCGGGCCGTTCACCCAATTGTTTTTTGACACGACTTCCGTTTTATTGGTTCCTCTCGGCCAGGGTTGTTTGTTCGGCGGGATCATCGTCGGCCTCTTCGCGCCGCTCATGCCCAGGAAAACATTGGCCGGGTCCAAAGCGAAAGAAGAATGGCTGGCTTTCCGGAATTATTTAAAAACCGTGAAGGGGGACCCCAAGAATTTCGAGCAATACTTGCCCTACGCGGTCGCTTTCGGGGTGGAGTCGGCCTGGATGAATAACCTGGCTGAACATTCGCTGGCGGCGCCGCTCTGGTACCATTCAACTTTTACCGATCTTAGCGGCGGGAGGCTTAATACCGACTCAAAGGGGAGTTTTGGCGGCGGAGAGAGCGGCGGCGGCGGCGCGGGCCGGAGCTTCTCCGTGGCGCAGATGTCGGGAAGTTTTAGCGGCATGGTTTCCAACATGTCTTCATCGCTTAGCAGCAGCCCAACTTCAAGCGGGAGCGGCAGTGGTGGCGGCGGAGGAGGCGGCGGGGGTGGCGGAGGTGGTGGTTGGTAGTTAAACGCTTTCGCTCCGGTCGAAGAAGAAAGCGGCAATTGAGACCATAATAATTGAAGCCACTACGCAAAGAAGTAGATCATAGGCCAAAGAGAACATTGACGCGCCTATTAGCGCCCGCCTGATGCCGTCCACCCCATAAGTGAGGGGGTTAAGATATGAAAGGACCAATAATGGGAAGGGAAGGTTGACGATCGGGGAAACCGCGCCAGAGAGAAAAAAGAGCGGGAACATTACGAAATTGATGATCAATTCAAACCCCTGGGCGTCTCTCATGTTGGACGCGAACGAGAGCCCAAGGGAGATAAAGACTAGTGAGATCAAACCCATAAAGATG from Candidatus Margulisiibacteriota bacterium includes:
- a CDS encoding DUF2207 domain-containing protein, coding for MIRKVFVLVLLTGLIFFGGAASARSLYWDKIAVDLTLNRDSSVDIVETQTYVFDGAYNGGYRDIKLKGFDSISNIELYEDEIRYQEGSLDKYHFTVGNENGARRIKWRSRDVDEPEYSRTPKTFTIKYRVNGLIDHQKGFDELYWKAIFEDRDGMVNIAEAVLHLPVPVEPEKLKVTLYTNVSGAVWQVTGPQTIIFHGENLPPGELFEIKVDFPPGLVANVFFLKKATKTYVSPYLPWLIAGGVFFFMLSLYLRLGRDYEVSGVAKVMANPPTDLSPALAGTVIDEEAGMKEIIATILDLSRRGFIEITENVSQVWLFTMRDFEYRLKAMPVGLSDYEDKLIQGLFSAPKVGDKVKLSDLRNKFYKHVDGIVDLIFKQTVKRGYFEGNPREVKSKYYLVAGGVFLLGLIISALGSFEVAIVNAMIAMFFFLPGFFFVQAVKERRLVQLIFMLPFFLAAGIMIGPFTQLFFDTTSVLLVPLGQGCLFGGIIVGLFAPLMPRKTLAGSKAKEEWLAFRNYLKTVKGDPKNFEQYLPYAVAFGVESAWMNNLAEHSLAAPLWYHSTFTDLSGGRLNTDSKGSFGGGESGGGGAGRSFSVAQMSGSFSGMVSNMSSSLSSSPTSSGSGSGGGGGGGGGGGGGGW